The Triticum aestivum cultivar Chinese Spring chromosome 7B, IWGSC CS RefSeq v2.1, whole genome shotgun sequence genome window below encodes:
- the LOC123155497 gene encoding serine/threonine-protein phosphatase 2A activator, whose amino-acid sequence MSNPESSPQAAASSTSPPSHAGHIHTPLCRSCGAPAAAPAPAPWTGDSPPPAYRPIRMPAINAPTNTAAIVLSPVPQPLPVPPALPPFAFQAPAKRIASPDDIARFKDSTHGRHFLGFVASLSASVHGRKLSDPLPSPPSPAVSALLDLISALSAFVASTPPFPHSSRYGNPAFRLWHEKLGSSVNELIAPITAAAASPSDLVGAEVELAPYLLDSFGNGTRIDYGTGHETNFAAFLYCLARLGLITDPDYPAVVLRVFASYLDLMRTLQDTYLLEPAGSHGVWGLDDYHFLPFVFGAAQLIDHKYMKPKSIHNPDILENFSKEYMYLACVMYVKKVKKGPFAEHSPMLDDISAVPNWKKVNSGLLKMYKAEVLEKVPIMQHFLFGSLIKWED is encoded by the coding sequence atgtcCAACCCCGAATCGAGCCCCCAAGCCGCCGCGTCGTCCACCTCGCCTCCCTCCCACGCCGGCCACATCCACACCCCGCTCTGCCGCTCCTGCGGCGCGCCCGCCGCGGCGCCCGCCCCAGCCCCCTGGACGGGGGATTCCCCGCCGCCCGCCTACCGCCCCATCCGCATGCCGGCCATCAACGCGCCCACCAACACCGCTGCCATCGTCCTCTCCCCGGTCCCGCAGCCCCTGCCGGTGCCGCCCGCCTTGCCGCCCTTCGCCTTCCAGGCCCCCGCCAAGCGAATCGCGTCCCCCGACGACATCGCGCGCTTCAAGGACTCCACCCACGGCCGCCACTTCCTCGGCTTCGTCGCCTCGCTCTCCGCCTCCGTGCACGGCCGCAAGCTCTCCGACccgctcccctcccctccctcccccgcCGTCTCGGCCCTCCTCGACCTCATCTCCGCGCTGTCCGCCTTCGTCGCCTCCACCCCGCCGTTCCCGCACAGCTCCCGCTACGGCAACCCCGCCTTCCGCCTCTGGCACGAGAAGCTCGGCAGCTCCGTCAACGAGCTGATCGCTCCGATCACAGCCGCCGCCGCGTCCCCCTCGGACCTCGTCGGCGCCGAGGTCGAGCTCGCGCCGTACCTCCTCGACTCCTTCGGCAACGGCACCCGCATCGACTACGGCACGGGGCACGAGACCAACTTCGCCGCCTTCCTGTACTGCCTGGCGCGACTCGGGCTCATCACCGACCCCGATTACCCCGCCGTCGTGCTACGCGTGTTTGCTTCCTACCTCGACCTCATGCGCACGCTGCAGGACACGTACCTGCTGGAGCCTGCGGGCTCGCATGGCGTCTGGGGACTAGATGATTACCATTTCCTGCCCTTTGTGTTTGGGGCTGCACAACTGATTGATCATAAGTACATGAAACCCAAGTCGATCCACAACCCGGATATCTTGGAGAACTTCTCAAAGGAGTACATGTACCTGGCGTGCGTCATGTATGTGAAGAAAGTGAAGAAGGGGCCCTTTGCAGAGCATTCGCCGATGTTGGATGATATCAGCGCCGTGCCGAACTGGAAGAAGGTGAACAGTGGGTTGCTCAAGATGTACAAGGCTGAAGTGCTTGAGAAGGTGCCCATCATGCAGCATTTCCTCTTCGGCTCACTTATCAAATG